From Paraflavitalea devenefica, the proteins below share one genomic window:
- a CDS encoding heme-binding protein: MEHLEMAGIITAFVDKVEKLIPQYLQQEEERLKARGGIAICIIDQEGSVYGKMFGEDKILARERYRTAWMKASQVWITGIRTGEFERLVYTGAIDEASFGIKKPDYIGWEGGQPVHLPNGMVLSVGFSGLRSATDLEIVNRALQSEG, translated from the coding sequence ATGGAGCATCTGGAAATGGCTGGTATTATTACTGCCTTCGTTGATAAAGTAGAGAAACTGATTCCACAGTATTTGCAGCAGGAGGAAGAACGCCTGAAAGCAAGAGGCGGCATTGCCATTTGTATTATTGACCAGGAAGGAAGTGTGTATGGGAAAATGTTTGGGGAAGATAAGATACTGGCCAGAGAACGTTACCGCACTGCCTGGATGAAAGCAAGTCAGGTGTGGATCACCGGCATCAGGACCGGCGAGTTTGAAAGGCTTGTCTATACCGGCGCAATTGATGAAGCCTCATTCGGCATTAAAAAGCCCGATTATATAGGATGGGAAGGTGGACAGCCCGTTCATTTGCCCAACGGTATGGTACTGTCCGTAGGGTTCAGCGGACTCCGGAGCGCCACCGACCTGGAAATCGTTAACAGGGCTTTACAAAGTGAAGGTTAG
- a CDS encoding ABC transporter ATP-binding protein: MEKREVILSTQSLGKYFYDPVKFKVLDNISFEAYKGEFLTLVGKSGSGKSTLLYCLSTMDTSYEGDLFINKERITGKKVNELAALRNRSIGFIFQFHYLLPEFSCLKNVMIPALKLGKYAYKEVEERAYHKLEVLGIKEQALKPASKLSGGQQQRVSIARALINDPAIIMCDEPTGNLDSKNTQIVFDIFKQISHEFGQTIIAVTHDNDFAAASDRTIELADGKIISHDKDFHATTKD, translated from the coding sequence ATGGAAAAAAGAGAAGTTATACTAAGCACTCAATCTTTAGGCAAATATTTTTACGACCCTGTAAAGTTCAAGGTGTTAGACAATATTAGTTTTGAAGCCTACAAAGGAGAGTTTTTAACATTGGTGGGCAAAAGCGGCTCCGGTAAATCGACTTTATTGTACTGCCTCAGCACGATGGATACTTCTTATGAGGGAGACCTGTTTATTAATAAGGAGAGGATAACAGGAAAAAAAGTAAATGAGTTGGCAGCATTGCGCAACAGGAGTATCGGGTTCATATTCCAGTTCCATTACCTGCTGCCCGAATTTTCCTGCCTTAAAAATGTGATGATCCCGGCCTTGAAGCTGGGGAAATATGCCTATAAAGAAGTGGAGGAAAGAGCCTACCACAAACTGGAAGTTTTAGGCATCAAAGAACAGGCCTTAAAACCGGCCTCCAAACTTAGTGGCGGTCAACAGCAACGGGTATCCATTGCCAGGGCGTTGATTAATGATCCTGCTATTATTATGTGCGACGAACCAACCGGCAACTTAGACAGTAAGAATACCCAAATTGTATTTGACATCTTTAAACAGATATCCCATGAGTTTGGGCAAACTATTATTGCAGTAACCCATGACAATGATTTTGCAGCAGCCAGCGACCGGACGATTGAACTGGCGGATGGAAAAATCATCAGTCATGATAAAGATTTTCATGCTACAACTAAAGACTAG
- a CDS encoding ABC transporter permease has translation MKRSINTDIAFTHIFTRKKQTLVAALGVTLGVGVYLFMNSLSSGFSSFSQDEMFKNSAHIKVYKDDELSQPLAPSTDSGHVVAIVNPQITTLSKKIINPEALLSRIRQQPYVINAIAQVSFDAFYNRGKAQLRGTGNGVDIFEYDAMFKTGKYMVAGSLNGLPGNLNGIIIGSGIAEKLNLGINDNITVTSSYNVVKVMKITGIFTSGNSLTDNAKSYMNISTARQFIKEGPSYVSDIFINIPDPDYSEKYTSLLQQLTPYKVEDWKTTNADVLASGKTRDTLMGAIALSILVVAAFGIYNILSSTISQKINDIAILKATGFAGKDVVRIFLLEALIMGLIGTFMGLVVGGVLIEIMSNIYMGGPVGYFPIHFEPGLFARSAGLGLFITLCAGYFPARKAASVDPVEIFRK, from the coding sequence ATGAAACGCAGCATCAATACAGACATTGCTTTTACGCATATCTTTACCAGGAAAAAACAAACACTGGTAGCAGCATTGGGTGTTACCCTTGGTGTGGGCGTATACCTGTTTATGAATTCGCTTTCATCAGGCTTTTCGTCCTTCTCACAGGATGAAATGTTTAAAAACAGCGCCCACATCAAGGTGTATAAAGACGATGAGTTGAGCCAGCCCCTGGCGCCATCCACGGATTCAGGCCATGTAGTAGCTATCGTAAACCCTCAAATCACTACACTCTCCAAAAAAATAATTAACCCCGAAGCATTGCTGTCAAGGATCCGGCAACAGCCTTATGTTATCAATGCCATTGCACAGGTAAGTTTTGATGCCTTTTACAACCGGGGCAAAGCACAGCTCAGGGGCACCGGCAATGGCGTAGATATATTTGAATATGATGCCATGTTTAAAACAGGAAAATATATGGTGGCCGGTAGTTTGAACGGGCTGCCGGGCAATTTAAATGGCATCATTATCGGCAGCGGCATCGCAGAAAAACTAAACCTCGGCATCAATGACAATATTACGGTTACATCCTCCTACAATGTAGTAAAAGTGATGAAGATCACCGGCATTTTCACCAGTGGCAACAGCTTAACCGACAATGCCAAATCCTATATGAATATCAGTACAGCCCGGCAATTCATCAAAGAAGGCCCTTCCTATGTAAGTGATATTTTTATCAATATACCCGATCCTGATTACAGTGAAAAGTACACATCCCTGCTGCAGCAATTAACGCCCTACAAGGTAGAAGACTGGAAAACCACCAATGCAGATGTACTGGCGAGCGGTAAGACAAGGGATACTTTGATGGGAGCTATCGCGCTCTCTATTTTAGTAGTAGCAGCTTTTGGGATATACAATATACTTAGCTCCACCATATCCCAAAAGATCAATGACATTGCCATTTTAAAAGCAACTGGTTTTGCAGGCAAAGACGTCGTCAGGATTTTCCTGCTGGAAGCGTTGATCATGGGACTTATTGGCACCTTCATGGGCCTGGTTGTTGGTGGTGTGTTGATTGAAATAATGTCTAACATATATATGGGCGGCCCGGTAGGCTATTTCCCCATCCATTTTGAACCCGGGCTTTTTGCGAGAAGCGCCGGGCTCGGTTTGTTTATCACCCTATGCGCCGGCTATTTCCCCGCCAGGAAAGCAGCCAGCGTAGACCCGGTTGAAATTTTCAGAAAATAA
- a CDS encoding efflux RND transporter periplasmic adaptor subunit, whose translation MNQPLIPAIPLLFSVALFSSCGKKTAETKPIRKDVTETVFASGILEADNTYNLTAASDGYLTQVNFEEGDVVVPGKVLALVDNKEAGFNEQSATELYAIARGNTLRHAPALQQAQKTILLNKEKMELDSVNLKRYQNLWKSNSVATIDLDNAELQYKTSQSNYESAVEHYKELQQQAEQQAISTAATKKINEVITGKNNISAAVGGKIFKVYKKQGDYVTRGETIALIGNAQHIYAKVNVDEGNIGKVKVGQETFIQLNTNKDKIYKGMVSEIYPAFDEATQSFICKLTFADSLDFTIVNTQLQSNIVVATTKNALLIPRNYLDFGGYVQVKGQKEKIKVVTKFVSNEWAQVVSGINDNTVLVTENLAANKITTSEAGAQLQR comes from the coding sequence ATGAATCAACCACTAATTCCGGCCATACCATTATTGTTTTCAGTCGCACTCTTTTCTTCCTGTGGCAAGAAGACAGCAGAAACAAAGCCCATCCGGAAAGACGTAACGGAGACAGTATTTGCTTCCGGCATCCTTGAAGCTGACAATACGTATAACCTTACCGCTGCTTCAGACGGCTATCTTACGCAGGTAAATTTTGAAGAAGGAGATGTGGTTGTTCCCGGTAAGGTATTGGCTCTTGTGGATAATAAAGAAGCCGGTTTTAATGAACAAAGCGCCACCGAGCTATATGCTATAGCACGCGGTAATACCCTGCGCCATGCGCCCGCTTTGCAACAGGCCCAAAAAACGATCCTCCTTAACAAAGAAAAGATGGAACTGGATTCGGTGAACCTGAAACGGTATCAAAATTTATGGAAGAGCAACAGTGTTGCCACAATAGACCTGGACAATGCTGAGCTGCAATACAAAACCTCCCAATCAAATTATGAAAGCGCCGTGGAGCATTATAAGGAATTACAACAGCAGGCTGAGCAACAGGCTATCAGCACAGCAGCCACCAAAAAGATAAACGAAGTGATTACCGGCAAAAACAATATCAGTGCTGCAGTGGGTGGGAAAATCTTTAAGGTGTATAAAAAGCAGGGGGATTATGTAACGCGGGGTGAAACGATTGCATTAATTGGTAATGCACAGCATATATACGCTAAAGTAAATGTTGACGAGGGCAATATCGGGAAAGTTAAAGTGGGCCAGGAGACATTCATACAATTGAATACCAATAAAGATAAAATATACAAAGGCATGGTATCGGAAATCTATCCTGCCTTTGATGAAGCCACCCAATCATTTATTTGTAAGCTAACCTTTGCCGACAGTTTAGATTTTACGATTGTAAATACCCAATTACAAAGCAATATCGTAGTGGCAACCACCAAAAACGCCCTCCTTATACCCAGGAATTACCTTGACTTTGGAGGATATGTACAGGTAAAAGGTCAAAAAGAAAAAATAAAAGTTGTTACAAAGTTTGTAAGCAATGAATGGGCACAGGTGGTCAGTGGCATCAATGACAATACGGTATTGGTTACTGAAAACCTGGCTGCCAATAAAATAACCACCTCAGAGGCAGGAGCACAACTACAACGTTAA
- a CDS encoding TolC family protein, whose product MAPPGIRTGILMACLFLSGPLQSQKIFTSVDSLLAYAASTSISVQSGYIRLDQAKKARLAAILSIPDVTGNASFSYTKNTQLPVNLFPAEVFGGQPGTFKEVQSGIPYVTNANENVDIKLFSLKGWVNLKLYKLNMESSISENKVTLKELLENVAAAYYNIVSLQEQLTSTIENVTTASSLLAITQNKYKAGLVKQQDVNDANINYITTKENKTQLEYLIKQQYIALKILCDIPAAEAITIVNRSPLTAFNANPSVAANTIALTNSLFKEKIALSTWKQQKYSLYPTLSFFQSYTTQQNNTRSKLFDNSVKWIPSSYIGLRLSIQIPSSTTITQVSKAKYDYLLAQKDTEQQKIKSDLTLQQLRTDYDKAFSQAASNQEIFLLSKENYEKYLNLYKEGLADLEQTLDRFNTMVSSHYNLVSSQVTVLAAQTKIDINNRLQ is encoded by the coding sequence ATGGCGCCACCAGGTATCCGTACAGGCATTTTGATGGCCTGCCTTTTTCTTTCCGGCCCCCTCCAATCGCAGAAGATCTTTACATCTGTTGATTCCTTATTGGCATACGCAGCCTCAACAAGCATTTCCGTTCAATCGGGCTATATCCGGTTGGACCAGGCCAAAAAAGCAAGGCTGGCCGCTATACTTAGCATTCCTGATGTAACAGGCAATGCCTCTTTCAGCTATACGAAAAATACCCAATTGCCCGTCAACCTTTTCCCGGCAGAAGTATTTGGCGGCCAGCCCGGCACTTTTAAAGAAGTGCAGTCGGGCATTCCATACGTTACCAATGCCAACGAAAATGTAGATATTAAGCTTTTCAGCCTGAAGGGGTGGGTAAACCTGAAGTTGTATAAGCTTAACATGGAAAGCAGTATTTCGGAAAATAAGGTTACCCTGAAAGAATTGCTGGAAAATGTTGCCGCAGCCTATTATAACATTGTATCCCTGCAGGAACAACTTACCAGTACTATTGAAAACGTAACTACTGCCAGTAGCTTATTGGCCATTACGCAAAACAAATATAAGGCTGGCCTGGTAAAACAGCAGGATGTAAATGATGCCAACATCAATTATATTACTACTAAGGAAAACAAAACCCAGCTTGAGTATCTTATCAAACAACAATATATAGCCTTAAAGATACTTTGTGACATTCCGGCAGCAGAAGCAATAACGATTGTGAACAGGTCGCCCTTAACAGCCTTCAACGCCAATCCGTCTGTAGCCGCCAATACTATTGCTTTAACCAATAGCCTTTTTAAAGAAAAGATAGCTTTATCTACCTGGAAACAGCAAAAGTATTCCCTGTACCCCACCCTTTCCTTCTTTCAGAGTTATACCACACAGCAAAATAATACCCGCAGCAAACTATTTGACAATAGCGTAAAATGGATACCCAGCAGTTATATTGGCCTGCGGCTGAGCATTCAGATACCTTCGTCTACAACCATCACCCAGGTATCAAAAGCTAAATACGACTACTTACTGGCTCAAAAAGATACCGAGCAGCAGAAAATAAAATCGGACTTAACCCTGCAGCAACTGCGCACGGACTATGATAAAGCATTCAGCCAGGCTGCCAGCAACCAGGAAATATTTCTACTCAGCAAAGAGAATTATGAAAAATACCTGAACCTGTACAAAGAAGGCCTGGCTGACCTTGAACAGACCCTTGATCGTTTTAACACCATGGTAAGCAGCCATTATAACCTTGTTTCATCGCAGGTAACCGTATTGGCTGCCCAAACAAAAATTGATATCAATAACCGCCTACAATGA
- a CDS encoding LytR/AlgR family response regulator transcription factor: MKVVIIEDEKPTAKDLKRTILAAEPGATIGALLHSVEEAIEYFKDNADTDLIFSDIQLGDGLSFEIFKRMDNQVPVIFCTAYNTYFSEAFEATGIDYILKPFSKAAIEKALEKYDTLEKWFTRNKDTYKEQLSLLETKITPKKNAVIIRQRDKIIPLEAAAIALFFVDNGYTFAYTFSQEKFIVNENLEELENSFAPSFFRANRQYLVNRKAVKDATHFFNRKMIVNLSVPYKEQILVGKLKTSLFVEWLSQY; encoded by the coding sequence ATGAAAGTTGTCATTATTGAAGATGAGAAGCCTACTGCCAAGGACCTGAAAAGGACCATTCTTGCAGCAGAACCGGGTGCCACCATTGGCGCCTTGTTGCATTCCGTAGAAGAAGCCATTGAATATTTTAAAGACAATGCAGATACGGACCTTATTTTCTCTGATATCCAATTAGGCGATGGGCTTAGTTTTGAAATATTCAAAAGAATGGATAACCAGGTGCCGGTTATTTTCTGCACGGCTTACAACACTTATTTTTCAGAGGCTTTTGAAGCAACTGGTATTGATTATATCCTGAAGCCCTTTAGTAAAGCAGCCATAGAAAAAGCGCTGGAAAAGTATGATACGCTGGAGAAATGGTTTACCAGAAATAAGGATACTTATAAAGAACAATTAAGTCTGCTTGAAACAAAAATCACGCCCAAAAAGAACGCTGTGATCATCCGGCAACGGGATAAGATCATCCCGCTGGAAGCTGCTGCGATAGCCCTTTTTTTTGTTGACAATGGCTATACATTTGCTTACACTTTTAGCCAGGAAAAGTTTATCGTCAACGAAAACCTGGAAGAGCTTGAAAATTCTTTTGCTCCCTCTTTTTTCAGGGCCAACCGGCAATACCTGGTGAACCGGAAAGCGGTAAAAGACGCCACTCATTTTTTTAACCGTAAGATGATCGTGAACCTTAGTGTGCCGTATAAAGAGCAAATACTGGTAGGCAAATTAAAGACCAGCTTATTTGTGGAATGGCTTTCGCAGTACTAA
- a CDS encoding sensor histidine kinase produces MDSALYKRLIRTALISTPIIALYGATPFYVFNKVPPFFILVSGLVIMLNVFIFWCINIAIIRYAGVEKRWKWYLFSYGFVVTFHGLLILLRPILQPPSFIAEAELSFKRDILIAYPVFSMLAMNTIILIICNSILATQKNKSAEIEIQELKLSNLEAQKQVLLQQLQPHFLFNTLSVLKSLIKENPDEAENYSIKLSEFLRYSVEVHKSDLVSVEQELKFTNDYIDLQKVRFGSSVIFDVNIPYTVYKMQLPAYALQTLVENAIKHNAFTEKRPLRISIHCIDDDAILVSNNKMFAKAVETTGTGLKNLNQRYRIIANKEIEVTDTKDAFSAKVHLLNGH; encoded by the coding sequence ATGGACAGCGCCTTATATAAAAGACTCATCAGAACTGCCCTTATTTCGACGCCGATCATTGCTTTATACGGCGCCACTCCTTTTTATGTCTTTAATAAAGTTCCGCCCTTCTTTATTTTGGTGTCAGGCCTTGTTATCATGCTGAATGTGTTCATCTTCTGGTGTATTAACATTGCCATCATCCGCTATGCAGGAGTAGAAAAAAGATGGAAATGGTATCTTTTCAGTTATGGTTTTGTGGTTACTTTTCATGGTCTTCTAATTTTGTTAAGACCCATTTTGCAGCCCCCATCTTTTATTGCCGAAGCTGAATTGTCTTTCAAAAGAGATATCTTAATTGCATATCCTGTTTTTTCGATGCTGGCTATGAACACCATCATTTTAATCATCTGTAACTCCATATTGGCCACTCAAAAGAATAAAAGTGCAGAAATTGAAATCCAGGAACTTAAACTAAGTAATCTCGAAGCGCAGAAGCAAGTGCTATTGCAACAACTCCAGCCCCATTTTCTGTTTAATACCCTTAGTGTATTAAAATCTTTAATAAAAGAGAACCCAGACGAAGCAGAGAATTATTCCATAAAGCTGTCAGAATTTCTACGTTATTCTGTAGAAGTACACAAAAGCGACCTGGTATCAGTAGAACAGGAGTTGAAGTTTACCAACGACTATATTGATTTACAAAAAGTACGTTTTGGAAGCTCGGTGATCTTTGATGTAAATATTCCGTATACGGTATATAAGATGCAGCTACCGGCCTATGCCCTTCAAACCCTGGTGGAAAATGCTATTAAACACAATGCCTTTACAGAAAAAAGGCCTTTGCGCATCAGCATTCATTGTATAGATGATGATGCAATATTGGTAAGCAACAATAAAATGTTTGCAAAAGCTGTGGAAACTACCGGCACCGGCTTAAAAAACCTGAACCAGCGCTATAGAATTATCGCCAATAAGGAGATAGAGGTGACGGATACCAAAGACGCGTTTAGCGCTAAAGTACACCTGCTAAATGGCCATTAA
- a CDS encoding TonB-dependent receptor, with product MKIRNGAIFSSLIVLAGLLCSIRINAQQRFVLSGTVKSKKNGETIIGASLKLLNKPGGVTSNEYGFYSITLASGTYDIEISAVGKKSDTLTVSMTKDIVQNIYLLEEPKGLEEVIVSARTRGGRSISGTQTGVEKLSTREIKNIPVLLGEKDVLKTIQLLPGIKSAGEGNSGFFVRGGSSDQNQILLDEANVYNASHLLGFFSTFNSDAIKDVTVYKGGMPAQYGGRLSSVLDIKMNDGNNQDYSVSGGIGLISAKLNVEGPIQKDKSSFLVTGRRTYADVFLKASSDSTVNKSKLYFYDLNAKMSYELGSKDRLYFSGYFGKDKLGVGDQFGIDWGNTTGTVRWNHIFSKRLFSNTSLIYSNYDYKLRIRSGSNDFSIFSQIRDWNLKQDYQLNAGAKNNIRFGWSSIYHTVRPGEITASETSSINSKTQQKRFSLENALYATNTWKVSHNIDLTYGLRLTNFMVLGKGDFYNLDSKGEIMDTLTYKNGEVVKTYWNLEPRLAIGYQFNASSSLKASYVRNTQNMHLITNSTSSTPTDKWVSSTNIIKPEISDQVSLGYYKNLAGNKYELTVEAYYKSMQNQIDYRDGANVYTNEAIETQLLYGKGRAYGIEWMLRKKTGKLTGWLSYTLSKTERKIEGINNNQWYNARQDRTHDIAIVGIYQLNKKWTLSANWIYYTGNAVTLPNGKYTVGGQTVYYYTNRNGYRMPAYHRLDFGATKQLKQRKKWSSEIAFSLYNVYGRENAYSITFRDNEDNPNKTEAVQTSLFRWVPSVSYNFKF from the coding sequence ATGAAAATCAGAAACGGGGCTATTTTTTCTTCCCTAATTGTTCTAGCGGGCCTTTTGTGCAGTATAAGAATAAATGCCCAGCAACGGTTCGTTTTAAGCGGTACCGTCAAAAGCAAAAAGAACGGTGAAACCATTATCGGGGCTTCTCTAAAGCTGTTGAATAAACCAGGCGGCGTTACCTCCAACGAATATGGTTTTTATTCAATCACACTTGCTTCAGGCACTTATGATATAGAAATAAGCGCCGTTGGTAAGAAAAGCGACACGCTGACGGTATCAATGACGAAAGACATTGTACAAAACATTTATTTACTGGAAGAACCCAAGGGGCTGGAAGAAGTGATTGTAAGCGCCCGCACCCGGGGAGGGAGGAGCATAAGCGGCACACAAACCGGCGTTGAGAAATTAAGCACCAGGGAGATAAAAAACATACCGGTATTGCTGGGCGAAAAAGATGTGTTGAAAACCATCCAGTTATTGCCCGGTATTAAGTCCGCCGGGGAAGGCAATTCCGGCTTTTTTGTCCGGGGAGGATCATCTGACCAAAACCAGATCTTATTGGACGAAGCCAATGTGTACAACGCATCGCACCTGTTGGGCTTTTTCTCCACCTTTAATTCGGATGCAATAAAAGACGTAACGGTATATAAAGGCGGAATGCCGGCGCAGTATGGCGGCAGGCTGTCATCTGTATTGGACATCAAAATGAATGATGGCAATAACCAGGATTACAGTGTCAGCGGCGGTATTGGTCTTATATCTGCAAAGCTGAATGTGGAAGGGCCCATACAAAAAGATAAATCCTCCTTCCTGGTTACCGGGCGGCGTACCTATGCCGATGTCTTTTTAAAGGCTTCGTCCGACTCTACAGTGAACAAGAGTAAGTTATATTTCTATGACCTGAATGCCAAAATGAGTTATGAACTGGGCAGTAAAGACAGGCTATATTTTAGCGGCTATTTTGGCAAGGATAAATTAGGCGTTGGCGATCAGTTTGGCATTGACTGGGGCAACACTACCGGCACGGTAAGGTGGAATCATATTTTCAGCAAAAGGCTTTTTTCCAACACTTCTTTAATATATAGCAATTACGATTATAAGCTGAGGATAAGATCAGGTTCCAATGATTTTAGTATTTTTTCCCAGATCAGGGACTGGAACCTGAAACAGGATTATCAACTGAACGCCGGCGCCAAAAACAACATACGGTTTGGCTGGAGCAGCATTTATCACACGGTAAGACCCGGTGAAATAACTGCCTCTGAGACCTCCAGCATCAACAGCAAAACGCAGCAAAAAAGGTTCTCGCTTGAAAATGCCTTGTATGCTACCAACACCTGGAAAGTCTCCCATAATATAGACCTCACTTACGGGCTCCGTTTAACCAATTTTATGGTATTGGGCAAAGGCGATTTCTATAACCTTGATAGCAAAGGGGAGATCATGGATACCCTTACCTACAAAAATGGGGAGGTAGTAAAAACATACTGGAACCTGGAGCCAAGGCTGGCCATTGGTTACCAGTTTAACGCCAGTTCATCCCTGAAAGCATCGTATGTACGCAACACACAAAATATGCACCTCATCACGAATAGTACCAGTAGTACGCCTACCGACAAATGGGTCAGCAGCACTAACATCATTAAGCCTGAAATTTCCGACCAGGTATCTCTTGGCTATTACAAAAATCTGGCAGGTAATAAATATGAACTGACGGTAGAGGCATACTATAAGAGCATGCAAAACCAGATTGATTACCGGGATGGGGCCAATGTGTATACCAATGAGGCTATTGAAACACAATTATTGTATGGTAAAGGAAGGGCTTATGGCATAGAGTGGATGTTAAGGAAAAAAACAGGAAAGCTCACAGGCTGGCTAAGTTACACCTTATCAAAAACAGAACGAAAAATTGAAGGCATCAACAACAATCAATGGTATAACGCCAGGCAGGACAGAACGCATGATATCGCCATCGTGGGTATTTATCAACTGAACAAAAAGTGGACATTGTCAGCCAACTGGATCTATTATACCGGTAATGCGGTTACCCTGCCTAATGGTAAATATACAGTGGGAGGTCAAACGGTTTATTACTATACAAACAGGAATGGTTACCGTATGCCGGCTTACCACCGGTTGGATTTTGGAGCAACCAAACAACTAAAGCAGCGAAAGAAATGGAGCAGCGAAATTGCTTTCAGCCTGTATAATGTTTATGGACGAGAAAATGCCTACTCCATCACTTTCAGGGATAATGAAGACAATCCTAATAAAACCGAAGCAGTACAAACTTCTCTTTTCCGATGGGTGCCTTCTGTTTCTTACAACTTTAAATTCTAA
- a CDS encoding DUF4249 domain-containing protein, with translation MKTIFSVLVVIVLGTSCEKVINVDLEEAEKKYVIEGEVSNVPGAASTVKISQTKKFEEENVFAGITGATVTIQVNEGITYPLPETSTGIYTTTAFTGTPGSLYKLTVSLNGTVFTATSTMPAQIVSLDTLRVVDFTFGETLKTIEPDYQDPLGLGNSYRFIEYANGVQVKRVFVQDDEVSDGLRITTPLINPDGELESGDVVKVDMLCIDTDVYKYWYSLDQAATGSSNVTPANPVSNISGGALGYFSAHSVTSKTIVVP, from the coding sequence ATGAAAACAATATTTTCAGTATTGGTAGTAATTGTATTGGGTACTTCATGCGAAAAAGTAATAAACGTTGACCTGGAGGAGGCAGAAAAAAAGTATGTGATTGAAGGGGAGGTATCGAATGTGCCTGGTGCAGCAAGCACTGTGAAAATTTCACAAACCAAAAAATTTGAGGAGGAAAATGTTTTTGCGGGAATAACCGGCGCCACCGTTACGATACAGGTAAATGAAGGAATAACTTATCCATTACCCGAAACCTCAACCGGTATCTATACAACAACTGCTTTTACCGGTACGCCGGGCTCCCTGTATAAACTGACGGTATCATTAAATGGTACTGTTTTTACGGCCACCTCTACCATGCCTGCCCAGATAGTGTCGCTGGATACGCTTAGGGTGGTTGATTTCACCTTTGGTGAAACCCTTAAAACTATTGAGCCTGATTACCAGGATCCTTTGGGTTTGGGAAACAGTTACCGCTTTATTGAATATGCCAATGGGGTACAGGTGAAACGTGTTTTTGTGCAGGATGATGAGGTCAGTGATGGGCTACGGATCACAACACCGCTGATCAACCCGGATGGAGAACTGGAATCAGGTGATGTGGTAAAGGTGGATATGCTATGCATTGATACGGATGTTTATAAATACTGGTATAGTTTAGACCAGGCTGCCACCGGCAGCAGCAATGTTACACCGGCTAACCCGGTTAGCAACATCAGTGGGGGCGCTTTGGGATATTTCAGTGCCCATAGTGTAACAAGTAAAACAATTGTTGTTCCATAG